A section of the Neisseria dumasiana genome encodes:
- the lon gene encoding endopeptidase La, translating to MATDKHIEEYAALATLPLRDVVVYPHMVLPLFVGREKSIAALNLAMDNDERVFLLAQRDPNDDEPNAEDLHEMGTVAQILQVLKLPDGTVKVLVEGVHRARALKVEDTGELFMAHVETAEDTDADNPDMEALRRTLLSQFDQFAKLNKKIPAEVISTIHAINENSRLVDTVAAHLQLKLEQRQEVLDTVSITDRMEYLLGQLEAELDIMQVEKRIRGRVKRQMEKSQREYYLNEQVKAIQKELGEEDERGELEALEKQIKEAGMSKEAEEKCLSELKKLKMMPPMSAESTVVRNYIDTLLELPWKKKSRVSKDLAKADLVLDADHYGLEKVKERILEYLAVQKRMDKIKGPILCLVGPPGVGKTSLGESIAKATGRKYVRMALGGVRDESEIRGHRRTYIGSMPGKILQNMAKAGVKNPLFLLDEIDKLGSDFRGDPASALLEVLDPEQNNSFADHYAEVDYDLSDVMFIATSNSLNIPPALLDRMEIIRLSGYTEDEKINIAMQYLVPKQMKRNGVKEGELVIDESAVRGIIRYYTREAGVRSLDREIAKICRKVVMKITLAEDKKTTASGRGRLKTKAVKVDEKNLHEYLGVRRFDYGVAEDENRIGQVTGLAWTEVGGELLTIEAVALPGKGNIIRTGQLGDVMKESVSAAWSVVRSRAEAVGLSPDFYEKKDIHVHVPEGATPKDGPSAGIAMTLAMVSAFTQIPVRADVAMTGEITLRGEVLPIGGLKEKLLAALRGGIKHVLIPKDNVKDLEEIPDNVKKGLTIHPVKWIEEVLAFGLERQPEPWKNEEAPTDSSLAKSGRKSSVKATKH from the coding sequence ATGGCTACAGACAAACATATTGAGGAATACGCCGCTCTGGCTACCCTGCCCCTGCGCGACGTGGTGGTTTATCCGCACATGGTTCTGCCCCTGTTTGTGGGGCGCGAAAAATCCATCGCTGCGTTGAACCTAGCCATGGACAACGACGAACGGGTGTTTCTGCTTGCCCAGCGCGACCCCAACGACGACGAACCCAATGCCGAAGATTTGCACGAAATGGGCACGGTCGCCCAAATTCTGCAAGTATTGAAACTGCCCGACGGCACCGTGAAGGTATTGGTAGAAGGCGTACACCGCGCCCGTGCCTTGAAAGTAGAAGACACCGGCGAACTGTTTATGGCGCATGTTGAAACCGCCGAAGACACCGATGCCGACAATCCCGACATGGAAGCCCTGCGCCGCACCCTGCTTTCGCAATTCGACCAATTTGCCAAGCTCAACAAAAAGATTCCGGCCGAAGTCATCAGCACCATTCACGCCATCAACGAAAACAGCCGCTTGGTAGATACCGTGGCCGCACATTTGCAGCTTAAACTGGAACAGCGCCAAGAAGTGCTCGACACCGTGAGCATTACCGACCGCATGGAATACCTGCTCGGCCAACTGGAAGCCGAACTCGACATCATGCAGGTGGAAAAACGCATTCGCGGCCGCGTCAAACGTCAGATGGAAAAATCACAGCGCGAATATTATTTGAACGAACAGGTTAAAGCCATTCAAAAAGAGCTTGGAGAAGAAGACGAACGCGGCGAACTCGAAGCGTTGGAAAAACAGATTAAAGAAGCCGGCATGAGTAAAGAGGCCGAAGAAAAATGTTTGTCCGAACTGAAAAAGCTGAAAATGATGCCGCCGATGTCGGCAGAATCCACCGTAGTGCGTAACTACATCGACACCCTGCTCGAACTGCCGTGGAAGAAAAAATCGCGCGTAAGCAAAGATTTAGCCAAAGCCGATTTGGTTTTGGACGCGGATCATTACGGCTTGGAAAAAGTTAAAGAACGCATTTTGGAATATTTGGCCGTACAAAAACGCATGGACAAAATCAAAGGACCTATTTTGTGTCTGGTCGGCCCTCCGGGCGTAGGTAAAACCTCGCTGGGCGAATCCATTGCCAAAGCAACCGGCCGCAAATATGTGCGCATGGCACTGGGCGGCGTTCGCGACGAAAGCGAAATCCGCGGCCACCGCCGTACCTATATCGGTTCGATGCCGGGTAAAATTCTGCAAAATATGGCTAAAGCCGGCGTGAAAAATCCGCTGTTTTTGCTCGATGAAATCGACAAACTCGGCAGTGATTTCCGCGGCGACCCCGCCAGCGCACTTTTGGAGGTACTCGACCCCGAACAAAACAATTCGTTTGCCGACCACTATGCCGAAGTGGATTATGATTTGAGCGACGTTATGTTTATCGCCACATCCAACAGCCTCAACATCCCGCCCGCTTTGCTTGACCGTATGGAGATTATCCGTCTTTCAGGATACACAGAAGACGAAAAAATCAACATTGCCATGCAATATTTAGTACCCAAACAAATGAAACGCAACGGCGTAAAAGAAGGCGAATTGGTTATAGACGAGAGTGCAGTACGCGGCATCATCCGCTACTACACCCGTGAAGCAGGCGTACGCTCGCTCGACCGCGAAATCGCCAAAATCTGCCGTAAAGTCGTGATGAAAATTACGCTGGCCGAAGATAAAAAAACCACCGCTTCCGGCAGAGGCCGTCTGAAAACCAAAGCCGTGAAGGTTGATGAAAAAAACCTGCACGAGTACTTAGGCGTGCGCCGTTTCGATTACGGTGTTGCCGAAGACGAAAACCGCATCGGCCAAGTAACCGGTTTGGCATGGACTGAAGTCGGCGGCGAATTGCTCACCATCGAAGCCGTCGCTTTGCCCGGCAAAGGCAACATCATCCGCACAGGCCAACTTGGCGACGTGATGAAAGAATCGGTATCCGCAGCATGGAGCGTCGTACGTTCGCGTGCCGAAGCCGTCGGTCTGTCTCCCGACTTCTACGAGAAAAAAGACATTCACGTCCATGTGCCCGAAGGTGCTACGCCGAAAGACGGCCCCAGTGCAGGTATCGCCATGACTTTGGCCATGGTATCGGCTTTCACCCAAATTCCGGTACGGGCCGATGTAGCTATGACCGGCGAAATTACCCTGCGCGGAGAAGTATTGCCCATCGGCGGTTTGAAGGAAAAACTGCTGGCCGCACTGCGCGGCGGCATCAAACATGTGTTGATTCCGAAAGACAATGTTAAGGATTTGGAAGAAATCCCCGACAATGTGAAAAAAGGGCTTACCATCCATCCGGTGAAATGGATCGAAGAAGTGCTGGCATTCGGCTTGGAACGCCAGCCCGAACCATGGAAAAACGAAGAAGCGCCCACCGATTCGTCATTGGCTAAATCAGGCCGCAAGTCAAGCGTAAAGGCAACCAAACACTGA
- a CDS encoding SurA N-terminal domain-containing protein, protein MFVTVEKYKTPAKILLGLIAITFVGFGVSTVSAPGSDYIVKVGDRKVSEFDLNTTLQNLQHSGGASESRETVFQALLQRALLAEGAEEMGFAVSQEQLKQNIVNDRTFHDQNGKFSQNLFNQYLSQRNLSEDQYIDQLKSEFAVQHLLAMVGGGVLVSDAQAKQIINAGQVERTIRTITFTPEAFAAQVKADDAALKKYYDANKKNYIVPQAVKFEYVALNIQDLAEKQTISNEELNKALEQVVPAREIAHILFTVAKDAPENVRAAAKAEAEKVLAQVKANPAKFAALAKQYSRDEGSAENGGNLGYLPKDGGLLKEFEDKAFSLEKGQISELVQTDAGYHIITVLNIQDIEKEKARIEAELKQKKATSAFNEAKEKLTEEAFNHPDSLTEVAKKLGLKVEAPADWLTRENGKAAGMPDALINTLFSDDVIKKKHNSEPVTVGDGLIWVVRAKEVREESTQTFNQAKEFVKTDYIRAEAGKLAETKANQALADVQKGKTAGLTWSPVSQMTAEQARKSMPPEAYTQLAKARPAQGKPAYALLSNLPAPVLVEVQAVKVPDNITQDQIKAIKQTIGQAQGANNLDVLITYLNSTIKQTQGAQKVNTQQE, encoded by the coding sequence ATGTTTGTAACAGTAGAAAAATATAAAACACCCGCCAAAATTTTGTTGGGTTTGATTGCAATCACATTCGTAGGCTTCGGAGTCAGCACCGTTTCCGCTCCCGGTTCCGATTATATTGTGAAGGTAGGCGACCGAAAGGTTAGCGAATTCGACTTAAACACAACTTTACAGAATTTACAGCATTCGGGCGGAGCATCGGAATCCCGCGAAACTGTTTTCCAAGCACTGTTACAGCGCGCTTTATTGGCTGAAGGCGCCGAAGAAATGGGTTTTGCCGTATCTCAAGAGCAATTGAAACAAAATATTGTGAATGACCGTACATTTCACGATCAAAACGGCAAATTCAGCCAAAACCTGTTTAATCAATATTTAAGCCAACGCAACCTTTCGGAAGACCAATATATCGACCAACTCAAAAGCGAATTTGCCGTACAGCATCTTTTAGCCATGGTAGGCGGCGGCGTATTGGTTAGCGATGCACAAGCCAAGCAGATTATTAATGCCGGTCAGGTTGAGCGCACGATACGCACCATAACATTTACGCCTGAGGCTTTTGCCGCACAGGTGAAAGCAGATGATGCGGCCCTTAAAAAATATTATGATGCCAACAAGAAAAACTACATTGTTCCTCAAGCGGTTAAATTTGAATATGTGGCATTGAACATTCAAGATCTGGCTGAGAAGCAAACCATCAGCAACGAAGAGCTGAATAAAGCACTTGAACAAGTTGTGCCTGCGCGTGAAATTGCGCATATTTTGTTTACCGTAGCAAAAGATGCACCAGAAAACGTGCGCGCGGCAGCTAAAGCAGAAGCTGAAAAAGTATTGGCTCAAGTGAAAGCCAACCCTGCCAAATTCGCCGCATTGGCAAAACAGTATTCCCGTGACGAAGGGTCGGCAGAGAACGGCGGTAATCTCGGCTATCTGCCAAAAGACGGCGGCTTGTTGAAAGAGTTTGAAGATAAAGCATTTTCACTTGAAAAAGGCCAAATTAGCGAATTGGTTCAAACCGATGCCGGCTACCATATAATTACCGTATTGAATATTCAAGATATCGAAAAAGAAAAGGCACGCATCGAAGCCGAGTTGAAGCAGAAAAAAGCAACTTCGGCATTTAATGAAGCCAAAGAAAAATTGACAGAAGAAGCATTTAATCACCCCGACAGTTTAACCGAAGTGGCCAAAAAATTAGGTTTGAAAGTCGAAGCGCCCGCAGATTGGCTAACAAGAGAAAACGGTAAAGCTGCCGGTATGCCCGATGCACTCATCAATACCTTATTCAGTGACGATGTCATTAAGAAAAAACACAATTCCGAACCTGTAACTGTTGGCGACGGGTTGATTTGGGTTGTGCGTGCGAAAGAAGTTCGGGAAGAATCCACCCAAACATTTAACCAAGCCAAAGAGTTTGTGAAAACAGATTACATCCGCGCCGAAGCGGGCAAACTGGCGGAAACAAAAGCCAACCAAGCTTTAGCAGATGTTCAAAAAGGCAAAACAGCAGGTTTGACGTGGTCGCCGGTATCGCAAATGACAGCCGAACAAGCGCGGAAGTCGATGCCGCCTGAAGCGTATACCCAATTGGCAAAAGCCCGCCCCGCTCAAGGCAAGCCGGCTTATGCCTTGTTGTCCAACCTGCCTGCACCGGTATTGGTAGAGGTTCAGGCCGTTAAAGTGCCCGACAACATTACACAAGATCAAATCAAGGCAATCAAGCAGACCATCGGTCAAGCTCAAGGTGCGAATAATCTCGATGTTTTAATCACTTATCTCAATTCAACGATTAAGCAAACTCAAGGCGCACAAAAAGTGAATACTCAGCAAGAATAA
- the purF gene encoding amidophosphoribosyltransferase: MCGVLGMVAYQPVNQSLYDGLQMLQHRGQDAAGIVTVEGNIFHMHKGKGMVRDVFRTRNMRDLTGHAGIAHVRYPTAGNAESTAEAQPFYVSSPFGIVLAHNGNLTNTAELYENVCNKHLRHINTRSDSEVLLNVFAHELRREVTDSDSSILSVDNIFNAVAKLHKRVRGAYGVVAMIAGYGLVAFRDPFGIRPLVLGTQTDENGKTAYAIASESVAFNGMAFDLDRDIAPGEAVFITLDGRFFSRQCAENPQVSPCLFEYVYFARPDSVIDNVSVYQSRLNMGITLAEKVKRELPIDDIDVVMPIPDTSRPSAMELAHHLGKPYREGLIKNRYIGRTFIMPGQATRKKSVRQKLSPMESEFKGKSVLLVDDSIVRGTTSREIVEMVRASGARKVYFASAAPEVRFPNVYGIDMPTREELIANGRSNDDIAREIGADGCVFQDLAELEQVVKKLNPDIAGFDASCFNGCYLTGDIDEEYLQKLSDDKSSPSTVPAGEIHTAIRINNHSDEEE; this comes from the coding sequence ATGTGTGGCGTATTAGGCATGGTAGCCTACCAACCCGTTAACCAAAGCCTCTACGACGGCCTGCAAATGCTGCAACACCGCGGGCAGGATGCGGCCGGCATCGTAACCGTCGAAGGCAATATTTTCCATATGCACAAAGGCAAAGGCATGGTGCGCGATGTTTTCCGCACCCGCAACATGCGCGATCTGACCGGCCACGCCGGCATCGCCCATGTGCGCTATCCCACCGCCGGCAATGCCGAGAGCACCGCGGAAGCCCAACCTTTTTACGTCAGCTCCCCTTTCGGCATCGTATTGGCACACAACGGCAATCTCACCAATACCGCCGAGCTGTATGAAAACGTGTGTAACAAACACTTGCGCCACATCAACACCCGTTCTGATTCAGAAGTTCTGCTCAACGTATTCGCACACGAACTGCGCCGCGAAGTTACCGACTCCGACTCTTCCATTCTCAGCGTAGACAACATTTTCAATGCCGTCGCCAAACTGCACAAACGCGTGCGGGGCGCATACGGCGTAGTCGCCATGATCGCCGGATACGGTTTGGTAGCCTTCCGCGACCCTTTCGGCATCCGCCCTTTGGTTTTGGGCACGCAAACCGACGAAAACGGCAAAACCGCCTACGCCATTGCCTCGGAATCGGTTGCCTTCAACGGCATGGCTTTCGATTTGGACCGCGACATCGCCCCCGGAGAAGCCGTATTCATCACGCTGGACGGCCGTTTTTTCTCCCGCCAATGCGCCGAGAATCCGCAAGTGAGTCCCTGCCTGTTTGAATATGTGTATTTCGCCCGCCCCGACTCGGTGATTGACAACGTATCCGTGTATCAATCGCGCTTGAATATGGGCATTACTCTGGCAGAGAAAGTGAAGCGCGAACTGCCTATCGACGACATCGACGTGGTGATGCCGATTCCCGACACCAGCCGCCCCAGCGCGATGGAGCTGGCTCATCATCTCGGCAAGCCATATCGCGAAGGTTTAATCAAAAACCGCTACATCGGCCGCACGTTTATTATGCCGGGTCAGGCAACCCGCAAAAAATCGGTGCGCCAAAAACTCAGCCCTATGGAGTCGGAATTTAAAGGTAAAAGCGTTTTGCTGGTTGATGATTCCATCGTTCGAGGCACAACCAGCAGAGAAATCGTTGAGATGGTTCGCGCATCCGGCGCCCGCAAAGTTTATTTTGCATCAGCCGCTCCCGAAGTGCGCTTTCCCAATGTGTACGGTATCGACATGCCCACGCGCGAAGAATTAATCGCCAACGGTCGTTCCAATGATGACATTGCCCGCGAAATCGGTGCCGACGGCTGCGTTTTCCAAGATTTGGCCGAACTGGAACAAGTCGTTAAAAAGCTCAATCCCGACATTGCCGGTTTCGATGCTTCATGTTTCAACGGCTGTTACCTTACCGGCGATATAGACGAAGAATATTTGCAGAAGCTGTCTGACGACAAATCTTCGCCTTCTACGGTTCCCGCCGGTGAAATACATACCGCCATCCGCATCAACAACCATAGCGACGAAGAAGAATAA
- a CDS encoding HP0495 family protein produces the protein MTEHNTSLIEFPCNFPIKVMGGQHPEFESSVLACVQKHAPETQAHHVSIRPSSKGNYLSATVQVNNVQNQEQLDNIYRDLTAHELVKVVL, from the coding sequence ATGACTGAACACAATACTTCGTTAATCGAATTTCCCTGCAATTTTCCCATCAAAGTGATGGGGGGGCAGCATCCGGAGTTCGAATCTTCGGTGCTCGCTTGCGTGCAGAAACACGCGCCGGAAACCCAAGCGCACCACGTCAGCATCCGTCCGAGCAGCAAAGGCAATTACTTGAGTGCCACGGTGCAGGTGAATAATGTGCAAAATCAAGAGCAGCTCGATAATATCTATCGCGACCTTACCGCCCACGAGTTAGTTAAAGTAGTGCTGTAA
- a CDS encoding CvpA family protein: MTTFDILAFGLIGICIIVSMMRGLIIEVASLITWIIAFIVAKMFAVPFAEIAFNSFEPQALGIALSFVTLFFAAWLVQHFLRSLLTSAVKASGLGSVNRLLGGLFGAAKGILLVTLAVTVCSFTDLPHTDGWQQSLSASYFEALAQLAVPYLSSVITEQLPNPSL, from the coding sequence ATGACGACTTTCGACATTCTCGCATTCGGCCTGATCGGCATTTGCATCATCGTTTCCATGATGCGCGGCCTGATTATCGAAGTCGCCTCGCTGATTACTTGGATTATCGCGTTTATCGTGGCCAAAATGTTCGCCGTGCCTTTTGCCGAAATCGCGTTCAACTCATTCGAACCCCAAGCCTTAGGCATCGCTTTATCTTTTGTTACCCTATTCTTTGCTGCATGGCTCGTGCAGCATTTTTTACGCTCCCTGCTTACCTCGGCAGTAAAAGCCAGCGGCTTAGGAAGCGTAAACCGTCTGCTCGGCGGGCTGTTCGGCGCAGCAAAAGGCATCTTGCTGGTTACATTGGCCGTAACCGTTTGCTCGTTTACCGACCTGCCGCATACCGACGGCTGGCAGCAGTCACTAAGTGCGAGCTACTTTGAAGCATTGGCACAGCTTGCCGTACCTTATTTATCGTCTGTGATTACAGAACAACTACCCAACCCCTCTCTTTAA
- the lipB gene encoding lipoyl(octanoyl) transferase LipB, with protein MKTVQLGLADYQPVFEAMKAFNAARTDETEDELWVVEHPPVFTQGLAGKPEHLLLHSDIPVVQIDRGGQITYHGPGQLVVYTLIDFKRRKTSVRHIVTALENSIIATLGAYGINASADPQRPGVYVGGRKIASLGLRIKNGSVYHGLALNINMDLSPFRYINPCGYAGMEMVQMADFINPCPTLTEVADKLTAHLTKQLAPKDTIS; from the coding sequence ATGAAAACCGTACAACTGGGGTTGGCCGATTACCAACCGGTATTCGAAGCCATGAAGGCTTTCAATGCCGCCCGAACCGATGAAACCGAAGACGAATTGTGGGTGGTAGAACATCCGCCGGTATTCACGCAGGGTTTGGCGGGCAAGCCCGAACATTTGCTGTTGCACAGCGATATTCCCGTCGTGCAAATTGACCGGGGCGGGCAGATTACCTACCACGGCCCTGGGCAATTGGTTGTTTATACCTTAATCGATTTCAAACGCCGCAAAACCAGCGTGCGCCACATCGTTACCGCTTTGGAAAACAGCATCATCGCCACATTGGGCGCATACGGCATAAATGCCTCAGCCGATCCCCAACGCCCCGGCGTATATGTCGGCGGGCGTAAAATCGCTTCTTTAGGGCTGCGGATTAAAAACGGCTCGGTATATCACGGTTTGGCTTTGAACATTAATATGGATTTGTCGCCGTTTCGATATATCAATCCCTGCGGCTATGCCGGTATGGAGATGGTTCAGATGGCCGATTTCATCAACCCTTGCCCAACCTTAACGGAAGTGGCGGACAAACTTACCGCACACCTTACCAAACAACTCGCCCCGAAAGACACCATATCATGA
- a CDS encoding HU family DNA-binding protein, whose product MNKSELIEAIAQEADISKAAAAKALDGMTNAVTNALKKGDTVTLVGFGTFYVGERAERQGRNPKTGEPLTIAAAKTPKFRAGKALKDAL is encoded by the coding sequence GTGAACAAGTCTGAATTGATTGAAGCTATTGCCCAAGAGGCTGATATTTCTAAAGCTGCCGCAGCCAAAGCTTTGGACGGTATGACCAATGCCGTAACCAATGCCTTGAAAAAGGGCGACACTGTAACCCTGGTTGGTTTCGGTACTTTCTACGTTGGCGAACGTGCCGAGCGTCAAGGCCGCAATCCCAAAACCGGCGAACCTTTGACTATCGCTGCAGCAAAAACACCTAAATTCCGTGCCGGCAAAGCATTGAAAGATGCTCTGTAA
- a CDS encoding MFS transporter, producing MQHHSENLRLAWLVIMCAAAVLMITSGIRLSLGLFMQPMVRDTPLSIADISFAIAVTQLMWGVSQPLTGALADRFGAWPVLLWGTLLLIAGCLLVPWVPGVWGLALTMGVMIAFGSGAGGFSILMSRVANKVPARMRGTASGVVNAGGSFGQFLFSPLVQGLILLPTAGWRATMYVLAAVSMLIIPLSRLLTRGDGSAKPQQAAAAGHTGETLKQALVRAFKDRSYILLHLGFFTCGFHIAFLVTHLPTEVALCGLPPSVASWSLAIIGLSNVAGSLAAGWAVGRYRSKYILFWMYGSRAALIAVYLLLPRTDTVFYLFAAGLGLTWLATVPPTAAIVGKRFGVRYLATLFGLTLLSHQIGAFFGAYLGGKAITAFGDYGWMWYADMALAAAAALLNLPIQEDKINRHA from the coding sequence ATGCAGCATCATTCCGAAAACTTGCGGTTGGCGTGGTTGGTAATCATGTGCGCGGCAGCCGTGTTGATGATAACTTCGGGCATACGGCTGTCGCTGGGCTTGTTTATGCAGCCCATGGTACGCGATACACCGCTCAGTATTGCCGATATCAGTTTTGCCATTGCGGTCACCCAGTTGATGTGGGGCGTTTCCCAACCGCTTACCGGTGCATTGGCCGACCGCTTCGGTGCTTGGCCGGTATTGTTGTGGGGTACGTTGCTGCTGATAGCAGGCTGCCTGCTGGTGCCGTGGGTGCCTGGTGTGTGGGGGCTTGCGCTCACTATGGGTGTGATGATTGCTTTCGGTTCGGGTGCAGGCGGTTTTTCGATTTTGATGAGCCGGGTTGCCAACAAAGTTCCCGCAAGAATGCGCGGCACCGCTTCCGGAGTGGTGAATGCGGGCGGGTCGTTTGGCCAATTTTTGTTTTCACCCTTGGTGCAGGGATTGATTCTGCTGCCGACCGCCGGTTGGCGCGCAACCATGTATGTTTTGGCCGCCGTCAGCATGCTGATTATTCCGCTTTCCCGTTTGCTGACCCGCGGCGACGGCTCGGCTAAGCCGCAACAGGCAGCCGCAGCCGGGCATACGGGCGAAACGCTCAAACAGGCGCTGGTTCGCGCTTTTAAAGACCGAAGTTATATTCTGCTGCATTTGGGTTTTTTCACTTGCGGTTTCCATATCGCTTTTCTCGTTACCCATTTGCCGACCGAAGTGGCATTATGCGGATTGCCGCCTTCCGTTGCTTCTTGGTCGCTGGCGATTATCGGATTATCGAACGTAGCAGGCAGCTTGGCCGCAGGTTGGGCGGTAGGTCGTTACCGCAGCAAATATATTTTATTTTGGATGTACGGCTCGCGCGCTGCTTTGATTGCCGTTTATCTGCTGCTGCCGCGCACCGATACCGTTTTTTATCTGTTTGCCGCCGGATTGGGTTTGACTTGGCTGGCAACCGTTCCGCCTACCGCCGCCATTGTCGGTAAACGCTTTGGTGTGCGTTATTTGGCCACGTTGTTCGGCTTAACCTTGCTTTCACACCAAATCGGTGCATTTTTCGGTGCGTATCTCGGCGGCAAGGCCATTACTGCGTTCGGTGATTACGGTTGGATGTGGTATGCCGACATGGCTCTGGCAGCTGCTGCGGCCTTGCTGAATCTGCCTATTCAAGAAGATAAAATCAACCGTCATGCTTAA
- the lipA gene encoding lipoyl synthase, translating to MSEQKLDNAQGVKHKGAAKTARIPIKVVPLEEKLKKPEWIRAKLPTGKKFFEIKNILRDQKMHTVCEEASCPNIGECFSKGTATFMIMGDICTRRCPFCDVGHGRPNPLDPEEPKNLAESVAAMNLRYVVITSVDRDDLRDGGAQHFADCISAIREKSPNTKIEILVPDFRGRLDIALETLSRTPPDVMNHNLETHPRLYKQARPGSDYKHSLELLRRYKEMQPDIPTKSGIMVGLGETDEEVREIMRDMREHNIEMITVGQYLQPSDGHLPVLRYVTPAQFKEFEKEAYEMGFTNAAIGAMVRSSYHADEQATQALQENVLNHAVD from the coding sequence ATGAGTGAACAAAAATTAGACAACGCCCAAGGCGTGAAGCATAAAGGTGCAGCCAAAACTGCCCGTATTCCGATTAAAGTCGTACCGCTGGAAGAAAAACTCAAAAAACCCGAATGGATCCGCGCCAAGCTGCCTACCGGTAAAAAGTTTTTCGAAATCAAAAATATCTTGCGCGACCAAAAAATGCATACCGTTTGCGAAGAAGCCAGCTGCCCCAATATCGGCGAATGTTTCAGCAAAGGTACTGCCACCTTTATGATTATGGGTGATATTTGCACCCGCCGCTGCCCGTTTTGCGACGTCGGACACGGACGCCCTAATCCGCTCGACCCCGAAGAACCCAAGAACCTTGCGGAGTCGGTAGCCGCCATGAATTTACGTTATGTGGTGATTACTTCGGTTGACCGCGACGACTTGCGCGACGGCGGCGCACAGCATTTTGCCGACTGTATCAGCGCCATCCGTGAAAAAAGCCCCAACACCAAAATCGAAATTCTTGTGCCGGACTTCCGCGGCCGTTTGGATATTGCTCTGGAGACTCTCTCGCGCACGCCGCCCGATGTGATGAACCACAATCTCGAAACCCATCCGCGTTTGTATAAACAGGCGCGCCCCGGTTCCGATTACAAACATTCGCTGGAACTGCTGCGCCGCTATAAAGAAATGCAGCCCGATATTCCCACCAAATCCGGCATTATGGTCGGCTTGGGCGAAACCGACGAAGAAGTGCGCGAAATCATGCGCGACATGCGTGAGCACAATATCGAAATGATAACCGTAGGCCAGTATCTCCAACCTTCAGACGGCCACCTGCCTGTGTTGCGTTATGTTACGCCTGCGCAATTTAAAGAGTTTGAAAAAGAGGCTTACGAAATGGGCTTCACCAACGCCGCTATCGGCGCGATGGTCAGAAGCTCGTATCATGCCGACGAACAGGCTACCCAAGCCTTGCAGGAAAATGTGTTGAATCACGCGGTTGATTAG